A single genomic interval of Deinococcus planocerae harbors:
- a CDS encoding tyrosine-type recombinase/integrase, translating into MVRETVKLWRKHHLTYDQTKHVVQDVRRELGLSAPRERRRTVDRLDRQEIERLIETAYRRASSSGLMVKTLFYTGARVSEFVNLRVEDLHLALDPPQVYIAHAKGGSDGYVPILPALAQKLRTHLAGRRTGYVFESNRHDRYTPRAVQLMVRDVAHRAGIEKRVTPHRLRASVATLLLDAGMPLDQVQKFLRHKRIATTQIYAETSARNMGESYLRALGGHP; encoded by the coding sequence GTGGTGCGGGAGACCGTCAAGCTGTGGCGCAAACACCATCTGACCTATGACCAGACCAAACACGTGGTCCAGGACGTGCGGCGCGAACTCGGGCTTTCTGCTCCCAGGGAGCGGAGGCGGACGGTGGACCGCCTTGACCGGCAGGAGATCGAGCGGTTGATCGAGACCGCGTACCGCCGGGCCAGTAGCTCGGGCCTGATGGTCAAGACATTGTTCTACACCGGGGCTCGGGTCTCCGAGTTCGTCAACTTGCGGGTGGAGGACCTGCACCTGGCGCTGGACCCACCCCAGGTGTACATCGCGCACGCGAAGGGGGGCAGCGACGGGTACGTGCCGATCCTGCCTGCCCTGGCGCAGAAGTTGCGAACCCATCTGGCTGGGCGCCGCACCGGCTATGTGTTCGAGAGCAACCGGCATGATCGCTACACGCCACGAGCTGTTCAACTGATGGTGCGCGACGTGGCCCACCGGGCAGGCATCGAGAAGCGGGTCACGCCTCACCGCTTGCGCGCAAGCGTCGCTACCTTGCTGCTGGACGCCGGAATGCCGCTCGATCAGGTGCAGAAGTTTCTACGCCACAAGCGCATTGCCACCACCCAGATCTACGCCGAGACCAGCGCGCGCAACATGGGCGAGAGCTACCTCCGGGCCCTGGGCGGTCACCCCTAG